The bacterium genome contains the following window.
GGTGGTGGCCACGGGGATGACGAAGGTGCCCAGATCAAAGCGCTCGAAACTCCCAACAATCTGCTGGGAGGCGCGCTGGACTTCGTTGTTGGTGTCATCGCCGCAGACATCCGACACCTGCACAACAAACTCAATCGGACCATTCCCCGGCCCTGTGAACGTGCCGGTGACCGCCCCGGTGAACTGATTGAGAAAGAGCCCTGGCGCAATTTCATTGCTGGTAGCTGGTGCGCCAGCCACCGGATCCCAGAGCCGATAGGAAATCGGCGCATCGCCATCTTCCGCCGTGATTTGCTGACTGTAGGGCTCGCCCGGTGTCAGCAATTCCAGTGTCGCGCCTTCGATGGAGGGCGGACGATTGGAGCAGATGACCCCTTCATCGAGGATCACCTGCACCACGGGCTGGAAGTCGCAGACCGCCTCTCGCGGATCATCGGCGTTGGTCCGGAGGAAGCCCGCACGAATCACCACGGTCTCTTCATGGGCATCAGCGCCTAAATCCGCCGCCGCATCCCAGAAGAGCGTAAAGGTTGCACCATCCGGAGGCACCAGAAACACCTGGGAAGCCCGGTTGAAGTCCGGAGTCCCGGGAGCGGCCGTCATGTTGCTGATTTTTTCTGAGAGGCTCAGTCGCTTTTTGTACCCCAGCCGAATCCAGACCGGGATGTCCTGGATCGCATTGGTGGACGAAAACTTGACGCGAATCGGCACAATGCGGGAGTTTTGCACCGCCGCCAGCCGCTCCAGGTCAATCTTCAGATCCCCTTCGAATCCATCCTGTGCAGTGTTGTTCACCGGGGAGCCCCCGCCCCCACAGGCCAATGCGGCCAGCCACAGGCTACATAAGAGGCCAAGCAGGCCCAGACGCCAGGTCGTCATGCGAGTGTTCCTCCCGTTCTGGCAGGCAAGTAAGCAGCCAGAAGCGATGGTCTTCCTAAAGGGAAGCCGCTAAAAATCCTAACACACCTCTTAATAAGTGCTAATGCACCCCACCTCACACTTACAGAAAGGGCGCGTCCAGAGTGGACGCGCCCGGGGGGAGAAGCGTGTGAACCGGCGCGTTACGGCTGGAGCGTGAAGCGGAAGAGCTTCGGCGTGCCAGGCGTACCGCAGACATCCGTCGCCCGTACGATGAAGGCGAACAGGTCACCCCGCTGATCCGGATTGGTCGGTGTCCCCACCAGCCAGCCATCCTCTTTCAGCGTGAGACCTTCGGGGAGTGAGCCTTCGATCAGCTGCCAGGTGTAGGGCGGCCGGCCATTGATGGCCTCGAACTGATAGGCGTACTCCTGGCCGAAGACCGGGTCCTGAATGGTCTTGTTCGCGACTTCAGGCGCTTCACAGTCCGGCCCATTCAGGACGAACTGGAATTCCCGGACGATCTCTTGGGGCACCAGACAGCTGTCCAGAATCTGGATGGCGAAGGTGAAGCTGTCGCCAATCTGATCCGGGTTGGTCGGTGTTCCCTGCAGGACCCACTGGCCAGTGCTGGCGGCATAGTCCAGGCTCAGACCCGCCGGCAGCGTTCCGCCGAAGAGCTTCACGCTGTACGGCTGCACACCACCGGTGATGTCGAGGACCTCGCCGTACGGGTCGTAGTAGTACGGATCCGAGAACCGGAAGGTGCCGAAGGACAGTTCCGGACAGCTCACCGGACCATCGACATCCAGCGGTAACCGCTGCGTGTCGCTCCGCGGACCAGTCGGACAGCTATCCGTCACCTTCACTTCGGGGAACCACTCGGTGTTCGCGAGCCCCGGATCGGTGATGGTGCCACTGACCAGGCCACTCGGCGAGAGGCTCAGGCCAGGCGGCAATTCGCCAGCGTTGAGCGTGAAGGTCCGGTCACCGAAGCCGCCGGTCACGATCACGTTGACGCTGTAGGGCACGCCGACCGTCGCGTTCGGGAAGCGGTCGTTCGGCATGGTGATGTTCGGTGCCGGGCCACAATTCGACCCGTTGAGGGTGATGAAGAGCCAGCCTTCCGAAGACCCCGGATTGAAGGGGCAGGAGTCCTGCACTTCCACCAAGAATTCCATGCCCCCGATCTGATTCGGGTTCGTCGGGGTCCCGGAGATCAACCCACTGGCATCGAGAGTCAGGCCATCCGGGAAGACCCCAATATCCTGGAGCGCCCAGTTATACGGCGGCTGGCCTCCTGATGCGGTGAGCTGATAGCTGTACGGGACTCCGATGGTGGCGTCAGGAAGCTCACTGTCCTGGATCGTGATCTCGCCGCATGGGAGAGCTGGGTCCAGCCGAACCGTGAACTGCCGGGTCGTCGACTGGCTGCCAAGGCTGCACTCGTCCTCCACCTGCAGGGTAAAGGTGAAGCTTCCCATCACCTGCTGCGGATCGATCGGCGTCCCGACCAGCGCGCCATCCGGGTCAACACTGATGCCGGTTGGCAGGTTGCCAGCGATCTGGCTCCAGGTGAGGTTCCCCTCGCCAGTGCCGAAGAGCGGCTGGTTGTACGGCTGTCCCAGTTGCGGGTTCGGGAAGCCAGTGTTGTTGATACCGATCGTGGCGCAGCTTGGTCCATCCACGTAGATGTAGAGCCAGGCGGTCGAGATCCCCGGATCGAAGGGGCAGCTGTCCTGCACTTCAACTTCGAACTCGAAGGACTGACCAATCTGGAGCGGATCAGTCGGAGTGCCGGCGATGCGCCCGGCAGCATTCATGGTCATGCCCTCGGGCAACGCGCCGCTGCCGGTGAGCGCCCAGGAATACGGTGGCTGCCCGCCTGAAGCGGTCAACTGGTATGGACCATAGTCCTCACCAAAGAACGCGTCGGGCAGTTCGCTCTCCTCGATGGTCACTTCGCCGCAGGAGAGCGGCGGATTGAGGAAGACAAAGTAGTCGCGAGTGGTGGTCTGAGAACCGAGCTGGCACTCGTCGGAGACACGCAGGGTGAAGTCGAACCGCGAACCGACCTGCTGCGGATCGATCGGTGTACCAGTCAGCGCTCCGAGGGGGCTGACACTAATGCCCGTGGGCAGATTCCCGCCAGCCAGTTCCCAGGTGAGCGCTCCTTCGCCGCTGCCGAAGAGGGTCTGGTTGTACTGCTGACCCAGCTGCGGATTGGAGAAGCCCGTGTTACTGATGCCGATGGGCTCGCAGGTCGGCCCCTCGACAAAGATGGCGAACTGCCGGACATCCGAGGAGGACCCGAATGGGCAGTCATCGGTGACCTCCATGGAGAAGAAATAGGTGCTGCCGATGGCGCCGGGATCGGTCATGGTCCCAAAGATGTTGCCGGCGTCGTCGTAGTCGAGCCCTGGCGGTAGCTCACCATCAGTCAGCTGCCAGGTGTACGGCTGCACGCCCCCTGTGGCTTCCAGTGCGGCCTCATACGGCTGCTCCCAGTACGCGTCTGGCAACTCTTCAGTAGTGATGCTGACCTCGCTGCAGGACGGCGCTGGCTCAAGAATGAACGAGTACTGACGGGTCGTGGACTGCGATCCCAGCAGGCATTCATCCGTGACACCCAGCGTGAAGCCGAAGAAATTGCCGACCTCTTCCGGGTCATCAGGAGTACCAGTCAGGAACCCATCCGGATCCACACTCAGACCACTGGGGAGCGGCCCCTGAACCAGTTCCCAGGTCAGCGCGCCTTCGCCAGACCCGAAGAGTTCGATGTCATAGAAGACCCCGAGCTGCGGATTCTGGAACGGCGGGTTGTCAATGCTGATCTCCGTACATTCAGGTCCTTCGAGAGTGAAGCTTACCAGCCCGAAGGCGCTCCCCGGATTGAACGGGCAGCTGTCAGTGACCTGCACTTCCAGCACATACTCGTTGCCGACCTGGCTGCCGTTGGTCGGCAGACCAGAGATGGTCCCGCTCTCGTCGAAGCTCAGTCCATCCGGGAGTTCCCCTTCGATCAGGGTCCACTGGTAGGGGCCAATACCACCTTCGACTTCGAGCGTCGCCAGATACGACTGCTGGTACACCGGATTCTCCAGCTCGCTGCTGAGAATCGTCAGCTCACCGCAATCCGGCGCAGGCAGAAGGCGGAACTCGAAGGTCGCCGTCGCGGTTGCCGGCCCGAATTCGCAGTCATCCTCCACCAGGGCGGTAAAGGAGAAGAGATTGCCCGCTTCCGAGGGGTCATCCGGGGTCCCAGTCAGCGTGCCATCCTCGTTCAGGAAGAGACCAGTCGGCAGGCTGCCACCCACCTGACTCCAACGGTATGGCGTGCTGCCACCTTCGGCTTCCAGCAGTGCACTGTATTCCTGGCCGACCACCGGATTCTCCAGGAACTCGGTAGTGATGGTGACTTCCGGGCAGGCCGGGTCATTGACGGTGAGATCGATGGTCGCGAAGTCGAACTGCGTGGGGGTGCAGTCATCGGAGACGGTGAACTCCAACTCATAGGTGACCGGATCGGTATCCGGGGTCCCCTCGATCAGGCCATCCGCCGTCATCACCAGTCCGAAGGGCAGCCCCTCGACACTCCAGGAGAGCGGAGCTTTTCCACCGCTGGCAGTCATCTGGAAGGAGTACGGCTGACCATTGGTCGCCGGCGGCAGGAACGCGGTCGTGATCAGGAGCCGACCGCAATCTTCCGGCTGCAGGACGATGTTGTAGTTGCGGCTGAAGGTCTGCGCCCCCAGCGGGCAGGAATCCGCGATTTCCACGCCGAAGGAGAACTCACTGTCGATCTCTTCCGGGTCGGTCGCGACACCACTCAGGCGTCCATCCGATGTAAGCTCGATACCGGCCGGCAGGTTGCTCTCGGGGAGCAGACTCCAGGTGTACGGTCCCACGCCACCGCTGACTTCGAACTCGATCTCATACGGCGCACCAAAGACCGGATCAGGCAGGATGTCGGGGTCGAAGCTGACACCATCGCAGGTGGGGCCACTCAGCCGAATCGCCAGATTCTTGTTCGCGATCTGCGGATCAAGGACACAACTGTCGATGACTTCGACTTCAAAGGCGAAGAGTCGGCCAATTTCGGAAGCGTCCGTTGGCGTTCCACTTATGGTGCCGGCAGTATTGAGCGTGAGCCCAGTCGGCAGTCCGCCGTCCACCAGACTCCAGTTGAGAGGCGGCTCACCGGTGGCCGAGAGGCCGAAGTTGTACGGGATACTCCAGCCGGCATCCGGCAGAGGACCCGTCGTGATTTCCAGATCGTCACAGGTCACTTCTGGCTGCAGCACGAACGTGAATTCCTCGGTCGTGAACTGCGGCACCAGAGCGCAGCTGTCGAGCACACCAATCGTGAAGGTGAACTCGAGGTCGGCTTCCGACGGATCATTGGCGATGCCCTGCAGCAGGCCGGCCGGGCTGATGCTCAGACCCCGGGGCAAGGACCCGCCTTCCAGCGACCAGGTGAACGGCGGCTCGCCATCAGCGCTCAGCGCCTGCGAGTACGGCGCGTTCACGACCGGGTCCGGGAATCCGGTGTTCAGAATGGCGATCGGATCGCACTCGATGGGGGAAGTCACCGTGATGTTGTAGGTCTGGGTATCGGTCTGCGGACCACCCAGGCAGCTGTCGGTCGCCTGGACCGTAAAGCCGAAGTTCTGACCTACATCTTTCGGATCGTTGGCGGTCCCGGAAAGGAGCCCGCCGTTGCTCAGAGACAACCCATTCGGCAAGGAGCCGCTGATGATGGCGAAGCTGATCGGTGCGACACCCTGCGCCTCGATCAGCGCGGAGTAAGGCACATTCAGTTCGGGGTTGTCCAGATCCAGTGTGGTGATGTCGAGGGTGGTGCAGCCCGCAGGCCGCACCGTCAGCGTCAGCTCCGCAGTAGCGGTCCCTGGGAGGCCCGGGCAGCTGTCGGTGAGCTGCACGATAGCCGTGAAGGGGACATTGATCTCCTTCACGTCATCGGGGGTTCCGCTGACCAGCCCACCATTGTCGAGGGAGAGGCCGCTGGGAAGGCTGCCAAACACGATGGAGAAGCTGTAGGGCTGGATGCCGCCGCTGCCGGTCAGCTGCAGCGAATACGGCTGCTGGAAGACCGGATCATCCGCGTCGATGGGATCGATGGATGGCGTCGGACAGGCCGGATCGGAGAGGTCCAGCGTCAGTGCCCGGGTGACAGATTGCGCGCCGCTGGGGCAGTTATCCAGCACCTCGAACTCGAGGTTGTAGGTGCGAGCCTGGTCATCCGGTGTACCGGACAGTAGCCCGGAGGCATCCAGGATCAACCCGCTCGGCAGCCCTTCAGAGTTGCCCGACAGACCCCAGGTCCGACTGCCAAAGCCACCAGTGGCATCGAGCTGCGTGCTGTAGGGCTGCAGATTGGTGGCAGGCGGCAACGAGGTCGTGGTGATGTCGAGGCCGGGGCAGGAGGGCGTGACATCCAGCGTCAGGGTCCGGACATCGGTGCGGGCAGGAGTACAGCCGTCGGAGACATCGAAGGTGATGTCGTAGCTGCTCGGACCACTCGCCGGGAGCGTCCCCTGCAGGGTCCGGCCATTCCCCGCCATGCTGAAGCCAGCCGGGGCACCGGAGACGATGCGGATCGGACCCACCGGGGCGGTCCCGCCCGCGACTGACAGGGTCGCGGTGTAGGGCGAACCCGCGGTGCCCGGAGGCAGTGTCTGGTTACCGGTCGGCGACTGGATCACCGGCAGCGGCTCGGTGCACTGGGTCCCGGAGACTGGCAGGGTGAAGCCCTGGGTGGTGCTCAGCGCACCGGAGGGGCAGGTGTCGGTGGCTCGCAGGGTGAAGACAAAGTTCTTCCCGGCATCGGAGGCCACATTGGGGGTCCCGCGCAGCCGGACCGTGATCCGGCGATTGTCAGGATCCAGCACCGGCGTCAGGATGATCCCCTCCGGCAGGCTGCCGGACTCGAAGGTCACCTGACCCGGACCGTTGGGCGTACTGACGGTGAAGCTGGTGTCATAGAGCGTCCCGATCGCGGCGGTCGGGAGCTGGCCCTGGCTGTTGAAGGACGGACCCGCGCCGCAGGGGACCACGAGCACCAGATTGGTCGAGGCGGTCTGGATGTTCTCGCAGCTGTCACTGACGATCGCCGTGATGTTGTAACTGCCGGGGGTCGTCGGCAGGCCAGTGATCAGACCGTTGGAGTCGACACTGAAGTCGGCAGTCGCCGGGTCGATGGTGACTTCCCAACCCAGGGCACCCTCGCCGCCGGTAGCGCCGAGCTGGAACTCATAGGGGGTGTCGATGGCGGCGTTGGGGAGCGATGCGGTGGTGATAGTCGGCGGGGCAGCGCAGACGATCGGCTCGCCACCTTCGATCGGCACGGTGATGCGGGCCTGGTCGAAGCGTCCGCCGGCGTCGACCGCCTGCGTGCCCTGGCGTCCCTGCGGTGTGTTCGCACCGCAGCTGTCGGTGACGCGGGCAAAGAAAGAAAGCTGTGACGGCGCACCGATGTCGGGTACGCCGCTGATTTCACCAGTTTGCTCATTCAGGAAGAGCCCGAATCCCAGGGCGGGTGACCCGGAAGGAGTACCACTGACCGGATCCAGAATCTGATAGCGCAGCGGCGGCTCGCCACCCGCTGCCTGGACCTGGAAGCTGTACGGCTGGCCAATGACCGCCGCGGGAGTCGTCAGATTTTCGAGAGATGGAACCGGCGTGCTGCACCCCAGCACCCCTGGGCCAAAACCCACACGAATGATCGGCTGGAAGTCGCAGACTGCCTGCCGCGGATCATTGGCATTAGACGCCAGGATGCCGGCACGGACGGTGATTTCCTCATCAAAATTCCAGTCTGGCCCCAAATCTGCCAGCGCATCCCAGAGGAACGTGATCTCTTTGCCCTCGACCGGAATCTCAACCACCGTATTGCGGCTGTTGAGGTCCAGGGAACCGGGGGCGGCGGTCATCAGCCGCTGCGGATCAGTCGGCACCGCGGTGCGTCGCCACCCGACCCGGAGATAGACCGGGATCGGATCAACCGCGTTGGTGCGGGGCACCGACAGCGTGATCGGAATAATCGCGGAGTTCTGGTCCGCAGCGAGGGCACGGATCTCAATCCCGAGCGTGCCGATCAGCTGCTGCCCAGTGGGTGAAGTGGGGCCGCCACCGCCACCGCAGGCGCTGAGCAGGATTAATGACCACATCAGGGCCAGCAAACGGACCCCGGCGAAGGTGCGAGCCATCGCGTGTGCTCCTCTGTTCCGACAAAGACGTCAATGACAACGGGCGAAGGGAGTGAATGCCCCTCGCGCAGCATCTGGTGCGTGTGAGTGGCCTGTAGGGTAGCACCGCTTCTGCGGAAAAATCCTTAATGAGACATAGTCGCTGGACAGATTTTCAGCCCGAGTGCACTAAACGTGGATTATGGACAACCCGATGCCCCCGGCACTTACCAGGTCGCCAGAAAGTCCACCAGCTGCACATCCCCCACCTCCAGCGTCTCACCGACCGCGTCAAGAGCCGGCTTCTGCACATACTGTTTGGGCTGCACGATCTTGCCGACCCGGTCAGTCGCCACGAAGCCATCCACTTCACGATTAATCGCCGGCAGCTCCGGCAGCCCCCACTTGAAGGGGAGGCGGCTCGCCCGGAGCGCTTTGTGGAGATTGAAGCAGTTGAAGACCAGGATCTCGGCTTTTCGCAGACGCGGACCATCCTGGAAGAACTGGTAGGCCGCCTCGATCGTCATGAATTCCTTCGGATACCGCTCCGGGTTGTAGGTGCGGATGAGCCGGAAGTACGACTTTTCGGCATCCTGGACTGTCGCGCCTTTGGTCAGGCCCAGGGTCCAGTAATGCGAATTCACCTGCTCGATGTCGTCGATCAGGATTTCCTTCTTCACGGCCGCCTTAAACTCTTCCTCTTCCTGGAAGGTGTTCAGAAGGTTCACGATCCGGCGGGTCTCGTTGAGCTGGATGACATCGTTTTCATCCGGCGCGACTTTGACCTTCTTCTCCATGAACTCGAAGAAGGTCTTCCAGTACCGCAGTGCCTGATCCGGATGCGCCTTGATCATCTCGACCAGGCCGAGATTCTGATATGCCGCGAGATTCGGCGCATGCTTTAGCGCGTCTTTCCAGAAATTGATGGCGTGGTGATACGCCTGCTCTTTGGCGGCGAGATACCCCTTGTGCAGCGCCAGGTAGCTGCGGGCGATGGCGAGATCCTGGCCCTCGGGGTCCATTTGCTCCAGCTTCTGTAACACGCCGGTCGCTTCTTCCACCATGGAGTCGGCGAGGTACCGATAGAGGAGGCTGTAGTAGAGCTCCACCATCTTGACTTTCGGGATCCCTCGCTCTTCACCCATCCGCAGGATGTCCTGCACGGAGAGATCGAGCAGCCGCTGCCAGTGGTAGAGCGCGAGTTTGCGCTGGTCCGCTTTGATGTACAGGAGTCCGAGGATGAAGAGCCCTTCGAAGGGAAAGGACTTCTCGGCGAGGTCCTTCTGGACCACTTTCTCCAGCAGTGCCGCACCTTCCCTGGCGGTCCCTGCCTGGTAGTGCAGCACCCCCATAAACGCCGGATGCAGCAGCCCGGCTTCGTAGATTTCCATCATGGCGTTCCCCTGCAGCACCGCCGGGAGCCGTTCCTCATCCTCATTCAGGTAGTAACTGATGGCGCGTCCCAACAGAGCATAGGGACGGAACTTCCCCTCCAGGGCCCCTTCCAGGATGTCATTGGCCAGGTCGTAATGCTTCTTGTGGAGTTCGAGCTTGCCATACAGGAGCGCGACTTCAGGCCGCAGGGCGGGATAGCGATCCAGCACCCGCTCGTAGCAGGCCTTCGCTTTGATGATCTTGCCCGAGGCGTGACAGGCGGCCCCTTCGAAAAGGGCGGCCGCTCCATGCTCGGGGTCCACATCGGCCGCTTTGCGGAAATGCGCTTCCGCCTGGGTGTACTCCTCCCGGCTGAAGGCTTCGACTCCGAGGCGGAAAATCGCCTCGCTCAGACAGGGCGCGATGGGATTCGGGCTCTGCTGACTGGTCAGTTCCAGGGCCTGCTCCCAGGCCCGGGCTGCCGCCCGGTAGTTGTTCCGCTCGAACTCCGCGCGACCAGTCCTGAACTGCGCGGCAGCCAGCAGCGACTGTGCCTGCGACCCAAAAATCTTGTCCTCGGTGATGGCCGAAATGGAAGCGGTATCGACCAGCGTGCCGTTGGTGGAATGCAGGAGCGCCAGCTTGAGGGTCCCGTACGGTGCATAGGAGCTCTTCGAGGCGGCCAGCGCTTTGTAGAGCGTCTCCGCCTCCTTCTGCTGACCGGTCGCTTCCGCCAGTTGTCCCTGGCGCGCAATCAGCAACGGATGGTCCGGATGGGCCTTAGCCAGTTCCGCAAAGACCTGTGCGGCCTCCTTGTGCTTGCCATCGAGCATCGCGACATGCCCCAGACGGTATTGCACGAGGGGCGAAGGATTGGCTTTGGCCAGATGCTGGAGGATCGGGTACGCCAGGTTCGCCTGCCCCTGCGCGGCCATCGAGACCGCCAGGAGGTAGTCGATCTCGGCATCATTGGTATTGATCTGACGGGCTGCTTCCAGCACCACCTGCGCCTGGCGATAGCGCCGACGCTCCAGCAGTGTTTTCGCCATCGTCAGCAGCGTCGCCCGACCCTTAGGGCCTTCCAGTCGCTGCAGCACCGGCTTCGGATTCCGCTCCAGCGCACCAATAATGATGGGGTAGTACTGCGGGTCCGGGTCCTGCTTATCCAGGATCCGGGGCGTCACTGCCTCAACAATCGCTTCGTTCGTGGGATCCTCGCGCAGCACCCGGAGGTAATGCGCCAGGGCCTCCCCATCCATCCGCTTGTCGGCAAGATACGACTGCGCCAGGGCGACCCCGATGGCGGGGTCGTAGCGATTCTCCAGCGCCTTCTTCAGCAGCGGCGCTTCCTTGAGCCCCTCGCCCGCAGCGACCAGGCTGCTGGCGAGCAACTGCACCCCGAGGGCCGACAACTGCTCCGGCGTGTTCTGCCAGAGATAGCGATAGAGCTGGATCGCCAGGTCATCGGTCCGCTGCCGGGGAATGAAATGCTCGGCGAGGACTTCGGCGGCTTTCAGACGGGTTTCTTTGGGAGTCGCGGGGAGCTTGAATGCCCGCTCCAGCACCATCAGGTCCCGATCGTCCAGGACCTTCTTGGCGAGTGCAATCTCGCAAAGCACGAGCAGGACCTGGTGATCCTGGGGCTTCTCCGCCAGTGCCCGGAAGTAGATTTCCCGCGCCTTGGCATCTTTGCGGCCCGCACTCAGATACCCCCGGGCCAGGCTGTGGATGATCGCCGCCGCGGAAGCCCCATCGACTCCCTGCAGCGCGAGTTCATACACGCCGACTGCCCGCTCATCGTTCCGGCCTTCCTGGGCGTACATCTTCGCCAGGATCTGGGTGTTCGCCAGGGCACCGGGATTCAGATCGTAGAGCGCTTCATAGACTTCCCGGGCGGTCCCATCGTTCCGCTGGGAATGCAGGTAGTGCTCTGAGAGCAGATGCAGAATCTGTTCTTTACGCTCGTGGTTCTGCCAGAACTGCTCGTAGATTTCGACCGCGAATTCGCTGGTGTCTTTCGCGCGCAGGAGGTACGGCAGGAGCCGACGCCCGATGGCAGTACTGGGCGTCAGGTTGTACGCGTCCAGCAGGTGCTCGTAGATCGACTCCAGCATCTCGTCGGACTGGAGATAGATCCGGGTCAGCCCATCGAAAAAGAGGCGATCCTCGGGGCGGAGCTTCCGTGCCCACTGCAGCACCGTGTAGGCGTCCTTCGGCGGATTCGTCAGGTGGGAATAGCACCGCGCGACATTGAGTCGGTGCTCCTCATTCTGGGGATCGAGCTTCAGGAGCTGCCGGTAGACTTCGAGGGCTTCCTGATCGTACTTCGCGAGTTGGGCGTAACAGGCCCCGAGTCCCTGGACCGCAGAGATGAGGTCCTTATGCGCCCGCCAGGCCCGCTCGAAGACTTTTTGTGTTTCCGGGGTGAACTCCTGCGCTTCCCAGGCCCCTGAGGCATAACCCAGCAGGATCCGTTCATTCCCCGGAGCCAGGGCATAGCCCTTCTTATAGACGCGGTAGGCACCTGGTCCGACCGGCTCTTTGTTCGAAGTCGAATAGGTATTACCCAGTGTTTCCAGCAGCTGCGACTTGTCGCCCTCAAACTCCAGTGCCCGGTCCAGGTACTGAAAGACCGACTCACGACGTCCCTGTCCATCCAGCGCTCGCGCCAGCCCGACCAGCACCCGGATGCCCAGGGCATCCACATCCTTGGTCCCCTTGTGCTTTTCCAGCAGCTCTTTCGCCTGCTCGAAAAGGGTCCCTGCCTGCGTGAAGTCACGCTTTTGCAGGGCCGCTTCGCCATTGCGAATCAGCCCCTCGAGTTTTTTGGCCGGACTGAACAGTCCCCCCAAAACCATGCGCTGCGATCCTCCCCGGATGGACCCTCCCTGGCGGACCGCTCCGGTGTTCTGCCATGTATGCACCCGTGCACAGCACAGACCAGACCGCCCCTGGCCGGACTCCACACAGAAAGGCTCCCCGGCACGGCGGGGAGACGGAGCAGTATACATTCGCCGGGGGCTCAGGAAAATCAGGAATCGCTTATGTTGCCTGCGGATCAGGGCGGCGGCGCAGCAAGCCACGCCGCTGCTTCCACCCCGCCGGGACGAGGCGTCCCGGCACCCACCGACGCGGGCGTCGGAATGCCGGGCGACCGGGGGTCGCCCCTCCGGTAAAACGGCTGGTAGGTCGACCTCCAGGTCGATGGGCGTGGGGACTTCAGTCCCCCACCCAAGACAGCCGCGGCAAGTACCATCACCTCATGGACCCCTACCTCGAACATGCCAACATCACGGTCCCTGACATGGACGCCGCCCTGGACTTCCTGCGTGTCGCCTGCCCCACCTGGCAGATTCGTCACGACGCGATCCACCCGGTCAGCAAGCTCCGCTGGGTCCACGTCGGCACGCCGGAATCCTATCTGGCCCTGCAGGAGCCGCATCCGGGACGCACGCCCGAGGATCATCGCCGTCCCTACGACGACATCGGCATCAATCACCTCGGCATCGTGGTCCCGGACTTCGATGCCCTCGCGGCCCGGATCGACGCAGCGGGGTATCGTCGCGGTATGGAGGTCGACCCGCATCCAGCCCGAAAGCGTGCGTACTGGTTCGACCACGCTGGCTTCGAATGGGAGTTCATCGAGTACCTGACCAGCGATCCGGTGGACCGCCACGACTACACCCGCTGATCAGTCGGTAATGGCGCTAATCCGCCGGGCCAGCTCCACATCGAGGGACGTCACGACCCGTCCGGCATCGTGGGTACACAACCGTATCGCCACGCGATTCCAGGAGTTGGACCAGTCGGGATGATGGTCCAGTCGCTCCGCGAGAAGCGCGACCTGCGTCATGAACGCAAAGGCGGCGCGGAAGTGCGGAAAGGTCCACTCCCGCACCAGAGCGTCATCCTCATGCCGCCATCCTGGGAGGGTACCCAGCGCTGCGGCGATTTCAGTAGAGTTCAAAGGTGACCGGGAAGGTGCCGATGCTGACATACCTCTAGTCTAAATCGCGCTGATGTGACCCGGCAGTTATCGGAGCCTGTAACTGGCGAGACAATGCGGTGCAACCT
Protein-coding sequences here:
- the bepA_8 gene encoding Beta-barrel assembly-enhancing protease, which translates into the protein MVLGGLFSPAKKLEGLIRNGEAALQKRDFTQAGTLFEQAKELLEKHKGTKDVDALGIRVLVGLARALDGQGRRESVFQYLDRALEFEGDKSQLLETLGNTYSTSNKEPVGPGAYRVYKKGYALAPGNERILLGYASGAWEAQEFTPETQKVFERAWRAHKDLISAVQGLGACYAQLAKYDQEALEVYRQLLKLDPQNEEHRLNVARCYSHLTNPPKDAYTVLQWARKLRPEDRLFFDGLTRIYLQSDEMLESIYEHLLDAYNLTPSTAIGRRLLPYLLRAKDTSEFAVEIYEQFWQNHERKEQILHLLSEHYLHSQRNDGTAREVYEALYDLNPGALANTQILAKMYAQEGRNDERAVGVYELALQGVDGASAAAIIHSLARGYLSAGRKDAKAREIYFRALAEKPQDHQVLLVLCEIALAKKVLDDRDLMVLERAFKLPATPKETRLKAAEVLAEHFIPRQRTDDLAIQLYRYLWQNTPEQLSALGVQLLASSLVAAGEGLKEAPLLKKALENRYDPAIGVALAQSYLADKRMDGEALAHYLRVLREDPTNEAIVEAVTPRILDKQDPDPQYYPIIIGALERNPKPVLQRLEGPKGRATLLTMAKTLLERRRYRQAQVVLEAARQINTNDAEIDYLLAVSMAAQGQANLAYPILQHLAKANPSPLVQYRLGHVAMLDGKHKEAAQVFAELAKAHPDHPLLIARQGQLAEATGQQKEAETLYKALAASKSSYAPYGTLKLALLHSTNGTLVDTASISAITEDKIFGSQAQSLLAAAQFRTGRAEFERNNYRAAARAWEQALELTSQQSPNPIAPCLSEAIFRLGVEAFSREEYTQAEAHFRKAADVDPEHGAAALFEGAACHASGKIIKAKACYERVLDRYPALRPEVALLYGKLELHKKHYDLANDILEGALEGKFRPYALLGRAISYYLNEDEERLPAVLQGNAMMEIYEAGLLHPAFMGVLHYQAGTAREGAALLEKVVQKDLAEKSFPFEGLFILGLLYIKADQRKLALYHWQRLLDLSVQDILRMGEERGIPKVKMVELYYSLLYRYLADSMVEEATGVLQKLEQMDPEGQDLAIARSYLALHKGYLAAKEQAYHHAINFWKDALKHAPNLAAYQNLGLVEMIKAHPDQALRYWKTFFEFMEKKVKVAPDENDVIQLNETRRIVNLLNTFQEEEEFKAAVKKEILIDDIEQVNSHYWTLGLTKGATVQDAEKSYFRLIRTYNPERYPKEFMTIEAAYQFFQDGPRLRKAEILVFNCFNLHKALRASRLPFKWGLPELPAINREVDGFVATDRVGKIVQPKQYVQKPALDAVGETLEVGDVQLVDFLATW
- the phhB gene encoding putative pterin-4-alpha-carbinolamine dehydratase; this encodes MREWTFPHFRAAFAFMTQVALLAERLDHHPDWSNSWNRVAIRLCTHDAGRVVTSLDVELARRISAITD